From Hymenobacter sedentarius, a single genomic window includes:
- a CDS encoding biotin/lipoyl-containing protein: MLHISTSPEQLWEVDYRAVDTVTLNGQAFAWDIADLGEGRFHVLHEGRSYNAEVVSADYASKNIVLKINGQRIELNAKDRFDLLLERLGMSNAAAAKVNELKAPMPGLIVDIRVEPGQTVQKGDPLLVLEAMKMENILKAPADGTVGSLKVSLRDNVQKGQVLVQFS, translated from the coding sequence ATGCTTCACATCAGCACCAGCCCCGAGCAACTCTGGGAAGTTGACTACCGCGCCGTAGATACTGTTACGCTCAACGGCCAAGCATTTGCCTGGGATATTGCGGATTTGGGCGAAGGCCGGTTTCACGTGCTGCACGAAGGTCGTTCGTATAATGCGGAGGTGGTGTCGGCGGATTACGCTAGCAAGAATATTGTGCTGAAGATAAACGGCCAGCGCATTGAGCTAAACGCCAAAGACCGGTTCGACCTGTTGCTCGAGCGCCTGGGCATGAGCAACGCCGCCGCCGCGAAAGTAAACGAGTTGAAGGCTCCCATGCCCGGCCTCATCGTCGATATCCGGGTGGAGCCCGGCCAGACCGTGCAAAAAGGCGACCCACTGCTAGTGCTGGAGGCCATGAAGATGGAAAATATTCTGAAAGCTCCCGCCGATGGCACCGTTGGCAGCCTCAAAGTGAGCCTGCGCGACAACGTGCAAAAAGGCCAGGTGCTGGTGCAGTTTTCATAG